The following coding sequences are from one Lycium ferocissimum isolate CSIRO_LF1 chromosome 3, AGI_CSIRO_Lferr_CH_V1, whole genome shotgun sequence window:
- the LOC132050456 gene encoding uncharacterized protein LOC132050456 isoform X1 translates to MDCIYKNPSVSIEERVKDLLSRMTVEEKIGQMTQIERTVATPSVVRDLSIGSILSVGGSGPFEDAPSEAWADMVDGFQKAALESRLGIPLLYGVDAIHGNNNVYGATIFPQNVGLGATRLKLCLYFQLLSYNYFLRPKPKSDITWSRDAELAQKIGAVTALEVRACGINYDFAPCVAVCRDPRWGRCYESFGEDTELIREMTSVVTGLQGKPPPGYPKNYPFLAGRDKVVACAKHFVGDGGTDGGVNEGNTISSYDDLERIHIAPYIDCIAQGVCTVMASYSKWNGCHLHASHFLLTEVLKGKLGFKGFVITDSEALDRLSDPYGSNYDQCILAAINAGIDMVMVPFRYQLFLDHFKYLVESGKIPMTRVDDAVERILRIKFVSGAFEFPLSDRSLLDTVGCNQHRELAREAVRKSLVLLKNGKDVTKPFLPLDRKAKRILVAGKHADDLGFQCGGWTKTWEGMGGRITIGTTILEAVKAAVGGETEVVYEENPSPDTFASQDFSYSIVVVGEPPYCESGGDSKDLRIPLGGEELISLVADRVPTLVILISGRPLYIEPSLLEKMDAFVAAWLPGTEGAGITDVIFGDFEFHGRLPMTWFKSVDQLPMHQEQNSYEPLFPFGYGLTSNNKVL, encoded by the exons ATGGATTGCATATACAAGAACCCATCAGTTTCAATTGAGGAAAGAGTAAAAGACTTGCTTTCTCGTATGACAGTTGAAGAAAAGATTGGTcaaatgactcaaattgaaCGCACTGTTGCTACTCCTTCTGTTGTTAGGGACCTCTCTATAG GCAGTATACTTAGTGTCGGAGGTAGTGGTCCATTTGAGGATGCCCCATCAGAAGCTTGGGCAGATATGGTTGATGGATTCCAAAAGGCTGCTCTGGAATCACGGCTAGGGATTCCACTTCTTTATGGAGTTGATGCTATTCATGGAAATAACAATGTCTATGGTGCCACCATTTTCCCACAAAATGTTGGCCTCGGAGCCACCAGGTTGaaattatgtctttattttcaACTTCTTAGTTATAACTATTTCTTAAGACCAAAACCTAAATCAGATATAACGTGGAGCAGAGATGCAGAATTGGCTCAAAAGATTGGAGCAGTGACTGCCCTTGAAGTCAGGGCCTGCGGCATTAACTATGATTTTGCTCCCTGTGTTGCT GTATGTAGAGACCCCAGGTGGGGAAGATGTTATGAGAGTTTTGGCGAAGACACCGAACTTATTAGGGAGATGACCTCAGTCGTCACAGGTTTACAAGGGAAACCACCTCCTGGATACCCCAAAAACTATCCTTTTTTAGCTGGAAG AGACAAGGTTGTTGCATGTGCAAAGCATTTTGTTGGAGATGGGGGTACTGATGGAGGTGTAAATGAGGGAaatacaatatcatcatatgacGATCTAGAGAGAATACATATTGCCCCTTATATTGATTGTATTGCTCAGGGAGTCTGCACAGTCATGGCATCCTACTCTAAATGGAATGGATGCCACCTGCATGCTAGCCACTTTCTTCTTACTGAAGTTCTAAAAGGGAAGCTCGGATTTAAG GGCTTTGTTATCACTGACTCCGAAGCACTTGACCGACTTTCCGATCCTTATGGATCTAACTATGATCAATGCATTTTGGCGGCAATCAATGCAGGGATTGACATG GTGATGGTTCCTTTTCGGTATCAATTATTTCTCGATCATTTTAAATATCTTGTGGAATCTGGAAAGATTCCAATGACCAGAGTTGATGATGCTGTTGAAAGGATCCTGAGAATTAAGTTTGTTTCTGGAGCTTTTGAGTTCCCTCTGAGTGATAGGTCATTGTTGGATACCGTTGGTTGTAAT CAACATCGTGAATTAGCACGTGAAGCAGTTCGAAAATCGTTGGTTCTTCTGAAGAATGGAAAGGATGTAACAAAACCATTTCTTCCGCTAGACAGGAAAGCAAAAAGAATTCTTGTAGCAGGAAAACATGCTGATGATCTTGGATTCCAATGCGGAGGGTGGACTAAGACATGGGAAGGAATGGGCGGCAGAATCACGATTG GTACAACAATTCTGGAAGCTGTGAAAGCTGCTGTTGGAGGGGAAACAGAAGTGGTATATGAGGAAAATCCGTCACCTGACACCTTTGCGAGTCAAGACTTCTCTTATTCCATTGTAGTTGTTGGTGAACCTCCCTATTGCGAAAGCGGTGGAGATAGCAAAGACCTCAGAATTCCTCTTGGTGGAGAAGAACTAATAAGCTTGGTTGCGGATAGAGTTCCAACATTGGTGATATTGATTTCCGGAAGGCCTTTATATATAGAGCCTTCACTTTTGGAGAAAATGGACGCCTTTGTTGCTGCTTGGTTACCGGGCACTGAGGGAGCCGGTATCACTGATGTCATTTTTGGAGATTTTGAATTCCATGGAAGGCTCCCCATGACATGGTTTAAAAGTGTAGATCAATTGCCCATGCATCAAGAACAGAACTCGTATGAACCTCTTTTTCCATTCGGCTACGGGTTAACTAGTAACAACAAG GTACTCTAG
- the LOC132050456 gene encoding uncharacterized protein LOC132050456 isoform X2, protein MDCIYKNPSVSIEERVKDLLSRMTVEEKIGQMTQIERTVATPSVVRDLSIGSILSVGGSGPFEDAPSEAWADMVDGFQKAALESRLGIPLLYGVDAIHGNNNVYGATIFPQNVGLGATRDAELAQKIGAVTALEVRACGINYDFAPCVAVCRDPRWGRCYESFGEDTELIREMTSVVTGLQGKPPPGYPKNYPFLAGRDKVVACAKHFVGDGGTDGGVNEGNTISSYDDLERIHIAPYIDCIAQGVCTVMASYSKWNGCHLHASHFLLTEVLKGKLGFKGFVITDSEALDRLSDPYGSNYDQCILAAINAGIDMVMVPFRYQLFLDHFKYLVESGKIPMTRVDDAVERILRIKFVSGAFEFPLSDRSLLDTVGCNQHRELAREAVRKSLVLLKNGKDVTKPFLPLDRKAKRILVAGKHADDLGFQCGGWTKTWEGMGGRITIGTTILEAVKAAVGGETEVVYEENPSPDTFASQDFSYSIVVVGEPPYCESGGDSKDLRIPLGGEELISLVADRVPTLVILISGRPLYIEPSLLEKMDAFVAAWLPGTEGAGITDVIFGDFEFHGRLPMTWFKSVDQLPMHQEQNSYEPLFPFGYGLTSNNKVL, encoded by the exons ATGGATTGCATATACAAGAACCCATCAGTTTCAATTGAGGAAAGAGTAAAAGACTTGCTTTCTCGTATGACAGTTGAAGAAAAGATTGGTcaaatgactcaaattgaaCGCACTGTTGCTACTCCTTCTGTTGTTAGGGACCTCTCTATAG GCAGTATACTTAGTGTCGGAGGTAGTGGTCCATTTGAGGATGCCCCATCAGAAGCTTGGGCAGATATGGTTGATGGATTCCAAAAGGCTGCTCTGGAATCACGGCTAGGGATTCCACTTCTTTATGGAGTTGATGCTATTCATGGAAATAACAATGTCTATGGTGCCACCATTTTCCCACAAAATGTTGGCCTCGGAGCCACCAG AGATGCAGAATTGGCTCAAAAGATTGGAGCAGTGACTGCCCTTGAAGTCAGGGCCTGCGGCATTAACTATGATTTTGCTCCCTGTGTTGCT GTATGTAGAGACCCCAGGTGGGGAAGATGTTATGAGAGTTTTGGCGAAGACACCGAACTTATTAGGGAGATGACCTCAGTCGTCACAGGTTTACAAGGGAAACCACCTCCTGGATACCCCAAAAACTATCCTTTTTTAGCTGGAAG AGACAAGGTTGTTGCATGTGCAAAGCATTTTGTTGGAGATGGGGGTACTGATGGAGGTGTAAATGAGGGAaatacaatatcatcatatgacGATCTAGAGAGAATACATATTGCCCCTTATATTGATTGTATTGCTCAGGGAGTCTGCACAGTCATGGCATCCTACTCTAAATGGAATGGATGCCACCTGCATGCTAGCCACTTTCTTCTTACTGAAGTTCTAAAAGGGAAGCTCGGATTTAAG GGCTTTGTTATCACTGACTCCGAAGCACTTGACCGACTTTCCGATCCTTATGGATCTAACTATGATCAATGCATTTTGGCGGCAATCAATGCAGGGATTGACATG GTGATGGTTCCTTTTCGGTATCAATTATTTCTCGATCATTTTAAATATCTTGTGGAATCTGGAAAGATTCCAATGACCAGAGTTGATGATGCTGTTGAAAGGATCCTGAGAATTAAGTTTGTTTCTGGAGCTTTTGAGTTCCCTCTGAGTGATAGGTCATTGTTGGATACCGTTGGTTGTAAT CAACATCGTGAATTAGCACGTGAAGCAGTTCGAAAATCGTTGGTTCTTCTGAAGAATGGAAAGGATGTAACAAAACCATTTCTTCCGCTAGACAGGAAAGCAAAAAGAATTCTTGTAGCAGGAAAACATGCTGATGATCTTGGATTCCAATGCGGAGGGTGGACTAAGACATGGGAAGGAATGGGCGGCAGAATCACGATTG GTACAACAATTCTGGAAGCTGTGAAAGCTGCTGTTGGAGGGGAAACAGAAGTGGTATATGAGGAAAATCCGTCACCTGACACCTTTGCGAGTCAAGACTTCTCTTATTCCATTGTAGTTGTTGGTGAACCTCCCTATTGCGAAAGCGGTGGAGATAGCAAAGACCTCAGAATTCCTCTTGGTGGAGAAGAACTAATAAGCTTGGTTGCGGATAGAGTTCCAACATTGGTGATATTGATTTCCGGAAGGCCTTTATATATAGAGCCTTCACTTTTGGAGAAAATGGACGCCTTTGTTGCTGCTTGGTTACCGGGCACTGAGGGAGCCGGTATCACTGATGTCATTTTTGGAGATTTTGAATTCCATGGAAGGCTCCCCATGACATGGTTTAAAAGTGTAGATCAATTGCCCATGCATCAAGAACAGAACTCGTATGAACCTCTTTTTCCATTCGGCTACGGGTTAACTAGTAACAACAAGGTACTCTAG